A DNA window from Nerophis lumbriciformis linkage group LG03, RoL_Nlum_v2.1, whole genome shotgun sequence contains the following coding sequences:
- the ip6k2b gene encoding inositol hexakisphosphate kinase 2b has translation MSPALEALMQADGTPYSGKGVMLEPFVHQVGGHSCVLRFGEQTICKPLIPREHQFYKSLPAEMRKFTPQYKGVVSVSFEEDEGGNLCLVAYPLHSESGDLENKDPSTDCEPRSKMLKWSNKKQSPLHLENDNYSKDRARQIRKDDKKMSYRDDVQVQQQAEVLYLSLEKGNMVQQIKHNPWSLKCHQQHLQRMKENAKHRNQYKFILLENLTWRYTVPCVLDLKMGTRQHGDDASEEKKANQIRKCQQSTSSSIGVRICGMQVYQSDSGQLMFMNKYHGRKLNLTGFKEALYQFFHDGRRLRRELLCPVLRRLREMQAALEACESYRFYSSSLLIIYDGDLPRTPSRPRHRGGEEGDEDELSDEEEEEEEEEGAFGFPRSSSAGCSSGGPGGSGSSRSAHSTAEASSPAVDVRMIDFAHTTCRHYGEDSVVHEGQDSGFIFGLQNLITIISQLEDHSTD, from the exons ATGAGTCCCGCTCTAGAAGCCCTCATGCAGGCGGACGGGACTCCCTATTCCGGCAAAGGGGTGATGCTGGAGCCTTTCGTGCACCAGGTGGGGGGCCACTCCTGCGTCCTGCGCTTCGGCGAGCAGACCATCTGCAAGCCCCTCATTCCCCGGGAGCACCAGTTCTACAAGAGCCTCCCCGCGGAAATGAGGAAGTTCACCCCTCAGTATAAAG GCGTCGTGTCCGTCAGCTTCGAAGAAGACGAGGGAGGGAACCTGTGCCTTGTCGCTTACCCTCTCCACAGTGAATCGGGCGACCTGGAAAATAAGGACCCCTCCACCGACTGTGAGCCCAGGAGCAAGATGCTGAAGTGGAGCAACAAAAAGCAGTCCCCTCTGCACCTGGAGAACGACAATTACAGCAAAGATCGGGCTCGACAGATCCGCAAAGACGACAAAAAAATGAG TTACCGGGACGACGTGCAGGTGCAGCAGCAGGCGGAGGTTCTGTACTTAAGCCTGGAGAAGGGAAACATGGTGCAGCAGATCAAACACAACCCCTGGAGCCTCAAATGTCACCAGCAGCACTTGCAGAGGATGAAGGAGAACGCAAAGCACCGGAACCAATACA AGTTCATCCTCCTGGAGAACCTAACATGGCGCTACACAGTACCGTGTGTCTTGGACTTGAAGATGGGGACCCGCCAGCACGGCGATGACGCGTCGGAGGAGAAGAAGGCCAATCAGATCCGCAAGTGTCAGCAAAGCACGTCGTCCTCCATCGGAGTGCGGATATGTGGCATGCAG GTCTACCAGTCAGATTCCGGCCAGCTCATGTTCATGAATAAATACCACGGCCGCAAGTTGAACCTCACCGGCTTCAAGGAGGCCCTCTACCAGTTTTTCCACGACGGGCGTCGTCTGCGCCGCGAGCTGCTGTGCCCGGTGCTGCGACGTCTGCGGGAAATGCAAGCCGCCCTGGAGGCCTGCGAGTCCTACCGGTTCTACTCCAGCTCCCTGCTCATTATCTACGACGGAGATCTTCCCAGAACCCCCTCACGACCCAGACACCGCGGCGGAGAGGAGGGCGATGAGGACGAGCTGTCGgacgaagaagaggaggaggaggaggaggaaggggcCTTTGGATTCCCGCGCTCGTCCTCCGCCGGCTGCAGCTCTGGGGGGCCCGGAGGCAGCGGCAGCAGCCGCTCCGCCCACAGCACAGCGGAGGCCAGCAGCCCGGCAGTGGACGTGCGCATGATTGACTTTGCGCACACGACTTGCCGCCACTACGGCGAGGACAGCGTTGTGCACGAGGGCCAGGACAGCGGGTTCATCTTTGGACTGCAGAACCTGATCACCATCATCTCCCAGCTGGAGGATCACAGCACTGACTGA